Proteins encoded by one window of Enterococcus faecalis:
- the rplA gene encoding 50S ribosomal protein L1: MAKKSKKMQEALKKVDATKAYSVEEAVALAKDTNIAKFDATVEVAYKLNVDPKKADQQIRGAVVLPNGTGKTQTVLVFAKGEKAKEAEAAGADFVGDDDMVAKIQGGWFDFDVVVATPDMMATVGKLGRVLGPKGLMPNPKTGTVTMDVTKAVEEVKAGKVTYRVDKAGNIHVPIGKVSFDNEKLVENFNTINDVLLKAKPSTAKGQYIKNISVTTTFGPGIHVDQASF; the protein is encoded by the coding sequence ATGGCTAAAAAGAGCAAAAAAATGCAAGAAGCATTGAAAAAAGTTGATGCTACAAAAGCTTACTCAGTTGAAGAAGCAGTAGCTTTAGCAAAAGATACAAACATCGCGAAATTTGACGCAACAGTTGAAGTTGCTTACAAATTGAACGTTGACCCTAAAAAAGCAGACCAACAAATCCGTGGAGCAGTTGTGCTTCCAAACGGAACTGGTAAAACACAAACTGTTTTAGTATTCGCTAAAGGCGAAAAAGCTAAAGAAGCTGAAGCTGCTGGTGCAGATTTCGTAGGCGACGACGACATGGTTGCAAAAATCCAAGGTGGATGGTTCGACTTTGACGTAGTTGTTGCGACTCCTGACATGATGGCTACAGTTGGTAAATTAGGCCGTGTCTTAGGACCAAAAGGTTTAATGCCAAACCCTAAAACTGGTACTGTAACAATGGACGTTACAAAAGCTGTTGAAGAAGTTAAAGCTGGTAAAGTAACTTACCGCGTTGACAAAGCTGGTAACATCCACGTACCAATCGGTAAAGTTTCATTTGATAACGAAAAATTGGTTGAAAACTTCAATACAATTAACGACGTATTATTAAAAGCTAAACCATCAACTGCTAAAGGTCAATACATCAAAAACATTTCAGTAACAACAACATTTGGACCTGGAATCCACGTTGACCAAGCTTCTTTCTAA
- the rplJ gene encoding 50S ribosomal protein L10, whose translation MSEAAIAKKETLVQAAAEKFESAASVVIVDYRGLTVEEVTNLRKQLRDAGVEMKVIKNSILSRAAKKVGLDGLDEVFTGPTAVAFSNDDVVAPAKIIDEFAKDAKALEIKGGVIEGKVSSVEQITALAKLPNREGLLSMLLSVLQAPVRNVAYAVKAVAEKNEEVA comes from the coding sequence ATGAGTGAAGCAGCAATCGCTAAAAAAGAAACCCTAGTTCAAGCAGCCGCTGAGAAATTTGAATCAGCAGCATCAGTTGTAATCGTGGACTACCGTGGTTTAACAGTTGAAGAAGTCACTAACTTACGTAAACAATTACGTGATGCAGGCGTAGAAATGAAAGTCATCAAAAACTCAATCCTTTCTCGTGCAGCTAAAAAAGTTGGTTTAGACGGCTTAGACGAAGTCTTTACAGGCCCAACTGCTGTCGCATTCAGCAACGACGATGTAGTAGCACCAGCTAAAATCATCGACGAATTTGCTAAAGATGCAAAAGCATTAGAAATCAAAGGTGGCGTCATCGAAGGAAAAGTTTCTTCAGTGGAACAAATTACTGCGTTGGCAAAACTACCAAACCGCGAAGGTTTACTATCTATGCTATTATCTGTATTACAAGCGCCAGTCCGCAACGTGGCTTACGCTGTCAAAGCAGTGGCAGAGAAAAACGAAGAAGTTGCTTAA
- the rplK gene encoding 50S ribosomal protein L11, producing the protein MAKKVEKIVKLQIPAGKATPAPPVGPALGQAGINIMGFTKEFNARTADQAGLIIPVVISVYEDRSFTFITKTPPAAVLLKKAAKIEKGSGEPNKTKVATVSSDQVKEIAELKMADLNAADVEAAMRMVAGTARSMGIIVE; encoded by the coding sequence GTGGCTAAAAAAGTAGAAAAAATCGTTAAATTACAAATTCCTGCGGGGAAAGCAACACCAGCTCCACCAGTAGGTCCAGCGTTAGGTCAAGCAGGTATCAACATCATGGGATTCACTAAAGAATTCAATGCTCGTACAGCTGACCAAGCAGGCTTGATTATTCCAGTAGTAATCTCTGTATATGAAGATCGTTCATTTACATTCATTACTAAAACACCACCTGCTGCAGTCTTATTGAAAAAAGCTGCAAAAATCGAAAAAGGTTCAGGTGAACCAAACAAAACTAAAGTTGCAACAGTTTCAAGCGATCAAGTGAAAGAAATCGCTGAACTTAAAATGGCAGACCTAAACGCCGCTGACGTTGAAGCAGCAATGCGCATGGTTGCAGGAACTGCACGAAGCATGGGTATCATCGTAGAATAA
- the lsa(A) gene encoding ABC-F type ribosomal protection protein Lsa(A), which yields MSKIELKQLSFAYDNQEALLFDQANITMDTNWKLGLIGRNGRGKTTLLRLLQKQLDYQGEILHQVDFVYFPQTVAEEQQLTYYVLQEVTSFEQWELERELTLLNVDPEVLWRPFSSLSGGEKTKVLLGLLFIEEKAFPLIDEPTNHLDLAGRQQVAEYLKKKKHGFILVSHDRAFVDEVVDHILAIEKSQLTLYQGNFSIYEEQKKLRDAFELAENEKIKKEVNRLKETARKKAEWSMNREGDKYGNAKEKGSGAIFDTGAIGARATRVMKRSKHIQQRAETQLAEKEKLLKDLEYIDPLSMDYQPTHHKTLLTVEELRLGYEKNWLFAPISFSINAGEIVGITGKNGSGKSSLIQYLLGDFSGDSEGEATLAHQLTISYVRQDYEDNQGTLSEFAEKNQLDYTQFLNNLRKLGMERAVFTNRIEQMSMGQRKKVEVAKSLSQSAELYIWDEPLNYLDVFNHQQLEALILSVKPAMLVIEHDAHFMKKITDKKIVLKS from the coding sequence ATGTCGAAAATTGAACTAAAACAACTATCTTTTGCCTATGATAATCAAGAAGCGTTGCTTTTTGATCAGGCAAATATCACGATGGATACCAATTGGAAATTAGGATTGATTGGCCGCAATGGCCGTGGGAAAACAACCTTATTAAGATTGTTACAAAAGCAGTTGGATTACCAAGGAGAGATTCTTCATCAAGTCGATTTCGTCTATTTTCCACAAACAGTTGCAGAAGAACAACAGCTCACTTATTATGTCTTACAAGAGGTGACTTCTTTTGAACAGTGGGAATTAGAACGAGAATTAACGCTTTTAAACGTTGATCCTGAAGTTTTATGGCGGCCCTTTTCTTCTTTATCAGGCGGCGAAAAGACGAAAGTTTTATTAGGTCTTCTTTTTATTGAAGAAAAGGCCTTTCCTTTAATTGACGAGCCAACAAATCATTTAGATCTAGCTGGCAGACAACAAGTGGCTGAATATTTGAAGAAAAAGAAACACGGGTTTATTTTAGTCAGCCACGATCGGGCATTTGTTGATGAAGTGGTTGATCATATTTTGGCGATTGAAAAAAGTCAATTGACGCTGTATCAAGGGAATTTTTCTATTTATGAAGAGCAAAAAAAATTAAGAGATGCTTTTGAACTAGCAGAAAATGAAAAAATCAAAAAAGAAGTCAATCGCTTGAAAGAAACCGCTCGTAAAAAAGCGGAATGGTCGATGAACCGTGAAGGTGATAAGTACGGCAATGCTAAAGAAAAAGGAAGCGGGGCGATTTTTGATACAGGAGCCATTGGTGCCCGGGCAACGCGCGTAATGAAGCGCTCGAAACACATTCAACAACGTGCCGAAACACAATTAGCAGAAAAAGAAAAACTATTAAAAGATCTTGAGTATATTGATCCTTTGTCAATGGATTATCAGCCAACGCATCACAAAACATTATTGACGGTGGAAGAGCTTCGTCTAGGCTACGAGAAAAATTGGCTGTTTGCGCCAATTTCTTTTTCAATAAACGCGGGAGAAATTGTTGGAATAACAGGAAAAAATGGCTCAGGAAAATCGAGCTTGATTCAGTATTTGTTGGGGGATTTTTCTGGAGATTCAGAAGGCGAAGCCACTTTGGCTCACCAATTAACCATTTCTTATGTGCGCCAAGATTATGAAGACAATCAAGGAACTTTATCCGAATTTGCAGAGAAAAATCAGTTAGATTACACCCAATTTTTAAATAACTTACGAAAACTTGGGATGGAGCGCGCCGTTTTCACTAATCGAATTGAACAAATGAGTATGGGGCAACGGAAAAAAGTCGAAGTAGCCAAATCATTGTCTCAATCAGCTGAACTTTATATTTGGGATGAACCCCTTAATTACTTGGATGTGTTTAATCATCAACAATTAGAAGCGCTAATCTTATCTGTGAAGCCTGCAATGCTAGTGATTGAGCATGATGCACATTTCATGAAGAAAATAACAGATAAAAAAATTGTCTTGAAATCATAA